In one window of Nicotiana tabacum cultivar K326 chromosome 12, ASM71507v2, whole genome shotgun sequence DNA:
- the LOC107798635 gene encoding cyclin-D3-3 isoform X1 translates to MSTQLPFLLDALYCEEEGFFTEEVKVEEGEGEGEGEGESFCRENINPNPYDLIWEEGELSSLFSKETENVINNVLEKTPSLASVRREAVEWILKVIGYYSFSAQTAFLAVNYLDRFLSSFEFQTHKPWIYQLVAVACLSLAAKVEETEVPLLLDLQVEESRYVFESKTVQRMELLVLSTLEWKMNPVTPFSFLDYITRRLGLNNCLCWEFLRRCERVLLYTITDCRFIGYLPSAMASATMLHVIDRLQPCIGEKYQDQLLDILGIVKDKVEDCYKLMQEVASNIDFHSNKRKFGTNLPGSPTGVMDVSFSSDYSNDSWSVATSVSSSPEPLSKKTRESRE, encoded by the exons ATGAGTACTCAACTTCCATTTTTATTAGATGCTTTGTACTGTGAAGAAGAGGGTTTTTTCACTGAGGAAGTAAAGgtagaagaaggagaaggagaaggagaaggagaaggagagaGTTTTTGCCGTGAAAACATAAACCCTAATCCATATGACTTGATATGGGAAGAGGGAGAGCTAAGCTCTTTATTCTCTAAAGAAACAGAGAATGTAATAAATAATGTACTTGAGAAAACCCCATCTTTAGCTTCAGTAAGAAGAGAAGCAGTTGAATGGATTCTCAAAGTCATTGGTTATTACTCTTTCTCTGCTCAAACTGCATTTCTTGCAGTTAACTACCTTGATAGGTTTCTTTCTAGCTTTGAGTTTCAAACTCATAAGCCATGGATATATCAACTTGTTGCTGTGGCTTGTCTTTCTTTAGCTGCAAAAGTTGAGGAGACTGAAGTTCCTCTTCTTCTTGACCTCCAA gtTGAGGAATCAAGATATGTGTTTGAATCTAAAACAGTTCAGAGAATGGAGCTGTTGGTTCTCTCCACACTAGAATGGAAGATGAATCCGGTGACTCCATTTTCATTTCTTGATTACATTACTAGGAGGCTTGGATTGAACAACTGCCTTTGTTGGGAATTTCTGAGGAGATGTGAGAGGGTGCTTCTCTACACAATTACTG ATTGCAGATTCATTGGTTACCTTCCTTCTGCAATGGCTTCTGCCACAATGTTGCATGTTATTGATAGGCTACAGCCCTGCATTGGAGAGAAGTACCAAGATCAACTTTTGGACATCCTTGGTATTGTCAAG GACAAGGTGGAAGATTGTTATAAGCTAATGCAAGAGGTGGCTTCAAACATTGACTTCCATTCAAACAAACGCAAGTTTGGGACTAATTTGCCAGGAAGTCCAACAGGGGTAATGGATGTGTCATTTAGCTCAGATTACTCCAATGACTCATGGTCAGTGGCTACATCAGTTTCTTCTTCTCCAGAGCCATTGTCCAAGAAGACTAGGGAGTCAAGAGAATGA
- the LOC107798635 gene encoding cyclin-D3-1 isoform X2: MSTQLPFLLDALYCEEEGFFTEEVKVEEGEGEGEGEGESFCRENINPNPYDLIWEEGELSSLFSKETENVINNVLEKTPSLASVRREAVEWILKVIGYYSFSAQTAFLAVNYLDRFLSSFEFQTHKPWIYQLVAVACLSLAAKVEETEVPLLLDLQVEESRYVFESKTVQRMELLVLSTLEWKMNPVTPFSFLDYITRRLGLNNCLCWEFLRRCERVLLYTITDCRFIGYLPSAMASATMLHVIDRLQPCIGEKYQDQLLDILGIVKKCSLTLRAMDPYGSALHRTRTQGSWVHYAALVLY; encoded by the exons ATGAGTACTCAACTTCCATTTTTATTAGATGCTTTGTACTGTGAAGAAGAGGGTTTTTTCACTGAGGAAGTAAAGgtagaagaaggagaaggagaaggagaaggagaaggagagaGTTTTTGCCGTGAAAACATAAACCCTAATCCATATGACTTGATATGGGAAGAGGGAGAGCTAAGCTCTTTATTCTCTAAAGAAACAGAGAATGTAATAAATAATGTACTTGAGAAAACCCCATCTTTAGCTTCAGTAAGAAGAGAAGCAGTTGAATGGATTCTCAAAGTCATTGGTTATTACTCTTTCTCTGCTCAAACTGCATTTCTTGCAGTTAACTACCTTGATAGGTTTCTTTCTAGCTTTGAGTTTCAAACTCATAAGCCATGGATATATCAACTTGTTGCTGTGGCTTGTCTTTCTTTAGCTGCAAAAGTTGAGGAGACTGAAGTTCCTCTTCTTCTTGACCTCCAA gtTGAGGAATCAAGATATGTGTTTGAATCTAAAACAGTTCAGAGAATGGAGCTGTTGGTTCTCTCCACACTAGAATGGAAGATGAATCCGGTGACTCCATTTTCATTTCTTGATTACATTACTAGGAGGCTTGGATTGAACAACTGCCTTTGTTGGGAATTTCTGAGGAGATGTGAGAGGGTGCTTCTCTACACAATTACTG ATTGCAGATTCATTGGTTACCTTCCTTCTGCAATGGCTTCTGCCACAATGTTGCATGTTATTGATAGGCTACAGCCCTGCATTGGAGAGAAGTACCAAGATCAACTTTTGGACATCCTTGGTATTGTCAAG aaatgcagtcTAACGCTGCGCGCAATGGATCCTTATGGTTCCGCCCTTCACCGGACCCGTACACAGGGGAGCTGGGTGCACTATGCTGCCCTCGTTTTATATTAG